The genomic region TGGCCCGCTCCAGCGCCGCATGGCCGTCCAGCGCGATGTCGACGGCCATCCCCTCTCTGCGCAGTCCCGCCGCGACGGTCTCGGCGAGCTCCTCGTGGTCCTCGACCACCAATACGCGCATCGGCATCTCCGGCTGCGTCTCCGGTTGCTGCGAACCCTGCGGCCAGCGTGCCCGCCGGCCGGTAACAGGGCGGTAAGAGCACCCGTTCCCGTGTCGTAACCGCCCGCGCGCTGAGGTGACTTCGAGAACACGAAGTCACAGAACACCGAGTCACCGAGCACCGAGTCACAGAGCACCAGGAGGAACCTCATGCGAAGTACGACCAAGCGGCACCGCCGACTGACCGTGGGCTGCGCCCTGATCACCGCCGTCGCGCTGGGCGGGGTGTACGCCGGGCAGTCCACGGCGGCCGGCTCGCCCTCACCCCTGAAGGACGACGACTCGACCTCGACCTCGGCCTCGACCACCTGGGAGCGTCAGGACGAGGCATCCCGCGAGTTCACCGAGTGCGTGCGCGACAACGGCCTGAAGGACTTCCCCGACATCGTCATCCACACGGCGGACGACGGCCGCGGCGTACGCGTACGGATCGACGCGGGCGAGCGGGCGAAGCGCCCGGATCCGGTCTCGAAGGAGTTCCGGAAGGCCGTGAAGGCCTGCCGCCACATCCTGAAGGACATCGGCGTCGACCTCCCGGTCCCGCCCGACGGCCCGCCCGGCAAGGGCGACCGGCCCTCGCCCCCGGACTGCGGCGGCCGTGAGGAGCACAAGAACGAGCAGGGCAACAAGAACGAGAAGAGCGACGAGAGCGAGCTGGGGTCCGACGCAGGGCAGAGTGCCGCCGGACTCGTCCTCACCGGGACCGCCTGACACGTACGCGCCAGAGCCATCTGACGCCTGCTCACCTGGCCCATCTGGCGCACACCACGGCCCCGGGCGGATCAACTCCCGCCCGGGGCCTCGTCATTCACACCATCAGCGACGAACCGTCATCCCTCGATGGACGTCATCACGTGCTTGATCCGCGTGTAGTCGTCGAACCCGTACGCTGACAGGTCCTTGCCGTAGCCGGACTTCTTGAAGCCGCCGTGCGGCATCTCCGCGACCAGCGCGATGTGCGTGTTGATCCAGACGCACCCGAAGTCGAGGACCTTGGCCATGCGCATCGCGCGCGCGTGGTCCTTGGTCCAGACGGAGGAGGCGAGGGCGTACTCGACGCCGTTCGCGTACGTCACGGCCTGGGCCTCGGCCGAGAAGGTCTGGACGGTGATGACCGGGCCGAAGACCTCGTTCTGGATGATCTCGTCGTCCTGCTTGACGCCGGAGACGACGGTCGGGGCGTAGAAGAAGCCCTTCTCGCCGACCCGGTGGCCGCCCGCCTCGACCTTGGCGTGGGCGGGCAGGCGCTCGATGAATCCGGAGACCTGCTTGAGCTGGTTGGGGTTGTTGAGCGGGCCGTACAGCACGTCCTCGTCGTCCGGCTGGCCGGTCTTCGTGTCGGCGGCGGCCTTGGCGAGCGCGGCCACGAACTCGTCGTGGATGGACTCCTGGACGAGGACGCGGGTGGCGGCCGTACAGTCCTGCCCGGCGTTGAAGAAGCCCGCGACCGAAATGTCCTCGACGGCCTTGGCGATGTCGGCGTCCTCGAAGACGACGACCGGCGCCTTGCCGCCCAGCTCCAGGTGGACGCGCTTGACGTCCTTGGCGGCGGACTCGGCGACGGAGATGCCCGCGCGTACGGAACCGGTGATCGACGCCATGGCGGGCACGGGGTGCTCGACCATCGCGCGGCCGGTGTCGCGGTCGCCGCAGATGACGTTGAAGACGCCCTTGGGGACGATCGAGCCGATGATCTCGGCGATCAGGACCGTGGAGGCGGGAGTGGTGTCCGAGGGCTTGAGCACGACCGTGTTGCCGGCCGCGAGCGCCGGGGCGAACTTCCACACGGCCATCATCATCGGGTAGTTCCACGGCGCGACCTGTGCGCAGACGCCGACCGGCTCGCGCCGGATGATCGAGGTCATGCCCTCCATGTACTCACCGGCCGCGCGGCCCTCCAGCATGCGCGCCGCACCCGCGAAGAAGCGGATCTGGTCGACCATGGGCGGGATTTCCTCGGACCGGGTGAGACCGATGGGCTTGCCCGTGTTCTCGACCTCGGCCGCGATCAGCTCCTCGGCCCGCTCCTCGAAGGCGTCCGCGATCTTGAGGAGGGCCTTCTGGCGCTCGGCCGGGGTCTGGTCGCGCCAGCCCGGGAAAGCCGCGGCAGCGGCGGCCATCGCGGCGTCGACGTCGGCCTGGCCGGACAGCGGCGCGGTGGCGTAGGCCTCGCCCGTCGCGGGGTTGACCACGTCCGTGGTCCGTCCATCGGCGGCATCGCGGAACTCTCCGTCGATGTAATTGCGCAGACGACGCAGCTCGGTGCTCACTGCCGGCCCTCCTGTCAGGTGTCCAATCGCTGAGACTCCCACCCTAGTCCGACCCGCCACGTTTTCAACACCCCCGATCGGCCCAGAACTACGAAATCCGCACATGCCAGCCGCGTAAACAACGAATTTCATCAATCCACTCTTGCGGAACTGCTGAGGCCTCATGCAC from Streptomyces sp. NBC_00878 harbors:
- a CDS encoding gamma-aminobutyraldehyde dehydrogenase, which encodes MSTELRRLRNYIDGEFRDAADGRTTDVVNPATGEAYATAPLSGQADVDAAMAAAAAAFPGWRDQTPAERQKALLKIADAFEERAEELIAAEVENTGKPIGLTRSEEIPPMVDQIRFFAGAARMLEGRAAGEYMEGMTSIIRREPVGVCAQVAPWNYPMMMAVWKFAPALAAGNTVVLKPSDTTPASTVLIAEIIGSIVPKGVFNVICGDRDTGRAMVEHPVPAMASITGSVRAGISVAESAAKDVKRVHLELGGKAPVVVFEDADIAKAVEDISVAGFFNAGQDCTAATRVLVQESIHDEFVAALAKAAADTKTGQPDDEDVLYGPLNNPNQLKQVSGFIERLPAHAKVEAGGHRVGEKGFFYAPTVVSGVKQDDEIIQNEVFGPVITVQTFSAEAQAVTYANGVEYALASSVWTKDHARAMRMAKVLDFGCVWINTHIALVAEMPHGGFKKSGYGKDLSAYGFDDYTRIKHVMTSIEG